Genomic segment of Desulfopila inferna:
TGGTGTAAAACGATTCTTCAGGGACCAATCGCCAGATCACCCTACAAGTTGTTTTCATGTCGAGCGAGAAGACGGTCAGTCAACAGACTTCTCTTATCCTGAATGTATCTCAAGTGTAAAACCAACATTAGAGCAATATTTTTACCGTGCTTGCCGACAGTCTGTCTCAGAAATATTGACTATAAAGAAAAACAATTTTTATGACCAAGGTCCGGTTAGGTGCTGTAAAACTAATGAAGTTGTTACTAAAGAAAATTCAGAACTTAGGCATACCACTCCACCATTCAGTAAAATTGTCAACGATTTCAAAAAAGAATTAAATCGTCCTATAAATAAAGAGATGTTTCAAGAAGATGCAGACCTTCAATATACAACCCGTTTTTCCGATAAAGAAATTGAAAAAAAGTTTATAGCATTTCATCAAAAAATAGCAAATCTGGACATATTCAAAAAGTTTGAAAGATAAAAATACAATTTATAGAACCACAGGCTTTCTGAATAATTATGAGCAAGATGGATAACCAAGAACTAAAACAAGCATTGAAAATCCACAAAATATGAAATAAATACAGATGCTTGGGCGGGCAGATAAGGAACAGGGGACAGAGACCACTATTACAGCTTTTCCCAACACGATAATGTAAAGAGACATCAATTATGGCCTTGTATGAAAAATCAGTAAAGCTTCTTTTTAGAGACATGATAAAAGACCTCGCCATTCAAAAAGGCGACGTTATAGAAAGAAACAAAATAAATTCATGGTTCAAGGAGAAATATCCGCTTATAAAGCCTGCCACTATCTCGGCTCACTTGTTCAAGCTATCAATCAATGCCCCAAGCCGAATACATTACAGTGTCGATCCGAATGGAAAAGATGATCTGCTTTTCCAGATTGATAGCAAAAAATTCCGGCTCTATGACCATTCCTCAGACCCAGACCCTATTTATTCCAAACCAGAAGAAGATGAGGAAATAACGCCGAAACATAAAGAACCAGAAGAAGAAAACGGAAATGAATTTGCCTACGAAAAAGACCTTCAAAATTTCTTGGCCAAGAATCTATCACTGATTGAACCTGGTCTATCGTTATATATAGAAGAGGAAATCAGTGGAATAGAGTTTCCAGTCGGTAACAGATTCATTGATATATTGGCAATCGATATAGACAAAAATTATGTGGTCATAGAACTCAAAGTATCGCGTGGATACGATAGGGTTGTAGGACAAATACTTCGCTATATGGCATGGATAAGAAAGAACCATGCAGAAGAAAGCCAAAAAGTAAGGGGTATAATAATTGCCCGTGAAATATCGGATGATCTCCTACTGGCATGTTCCGAAACAAACAGCATCGGATTGTTTGAATACAATTTATTAGTATCATTGAACAAAATAGACAAAAATGTATAAGGAAACATAAGGAAACAAGGAAACAGGGGGGACAGACCACGATTACAGTTTTCCCCAACGAGATGATGCACCGGATAAACCGGTGATCATCATGTTATGTGAATATGATTATATTCGAATTTCTAAGTCATGAAGAAAATACCTTTTATATTATGCTTTCTCATTTTGATATTTACTTTCGGGTGTTCTAAGAAAAATACCGTTGAAGTTGTAGCACCACCCGATGATGAGGACTGTAAACTAGCAAGAAAAGTATATGAAGAAGACGGTGAATGGAAAGTAGCAATTTTTCCTGGTCATTCGATGATTAGCAGTTACCCAAAAAATCCAAAATGTATTGAAAAAGAGAAAGAGATGGAAAAGCTTTACATAAAGCATATCCTAAAAAAGGAATAAAACGCATAACCAAACGGTTAAAATCGTTCGCTTCGCTCTCTTCGGACCACCTAAAGTCCCTCGGAATTTTCAGCGAATCGGTACCAAGAAGATGAATTACTAAATCCAAGTAAGCGTTGTAACGTCGGTGGCCGCTTACCTTAACGTTCTTGCCGACTGCGTCGGCAAGAATCGCGGTGTTGACTTCGTCGAACACCTTGTCCCGCCGCTACGCGGCAGAACAAGGTATTCGACCTGACCCGCATTTATCACAACCAACCTGCGCTTGCTTGCGCTAAACACGGCGCAGGTCAACACCGCGATTATACAAAAAAATGAGACACAGGCATTGGCAATACTTTTTATCCATCGAAAAAGATATTTTGAAAATATCAGACTACGTTGAGCTACACTCAGAGAATTTTAAAGTTTTTTCCACTGAATTAACAAAAACATACCTAACTATCTGCTCAGAAATCGATGTAGTTTTAAAGCTTTTAGCAGAGAAATTTGATGAAAAAATATGGAGTGATATAAAAAATACAAACTCTGAAAAGCTCCACCCAGATATGGAGTTATATAAAGAATTTTTAAATAAAAAAATTTCGTTTATTTCTGAAATTGAAATTAAGCTAACTCAACACGACCTGCCTATTACACCATGGCGAAATATAAAGAACAATTTTAGTCCTGAATGGTGGGACAAATACAACAAAGTTAAACATTCAAGAGATAAGCATTATAGATTTGGGTGCTTGAAGAATGTGCTTCATTCTGCATCTGGGTTATTGGTAATACTACTCCTATATTATGGGTGTGATCGAAGTTTGACACCAACCGAAGAAATATTACCAAAGCTATTTGAGTATCCTGACGATTTTTTACCAATGAGAACCACCTGGGGCATTGGGCCATTCACAATCCCAGAAAAATATAAAAACAATGTATAACAAGACGTTCCAGTTGACCTCTGGCACAGCTCGACTGTTGCTTCTGCCAAGTTTATCGTTTACAGATATTTCTTTACACTTGCCAAATTCTGTTTGTGCCAGTGTCAACTGAACTTAACGTTGAGCCTGTAGAATAAGGTTAAATACCTTGATATTACAGGATAAATACAGTAATATTCGCCACAAATAACCCGATAGACCACTGAACACTAAAAAAAGAGGGTTTTCGTGGCAAAATACAAACCTACCAATTCCGCTCAGGGGCATTTTCTTCCTGTCTTTTTCAACAAACAACTACAAAAGGGAACTTTTGAATTCGCTATCAATCATCTAATTGACAGTGAATTGAATTTGTCCCATCTGGATAGCCGTTATCAGAATGACGAGACTGGGGCTCCCGCCTATGATCCACGAGTCTTACTTAAGGTCATTTTGTTGGCATACTCACGAGGAATAACGTCAAGCCGTGAAATCGCCAGGTGCTGTGAGGAGAATGTCGTCTTCATGGCTCTTTCCGCCTACAGCAGGCCACATTTCACCACTATCGCAAGCTTTGTTTCCGGTATGGATACTGAGATCATTGATCTCTTTCGCGAGGTACTGCTTGTCTGTGATGAAATGGGTCTTATCGGCCGTGAAATGTTTGCAGTTGATGGCTGCAAGCTTCCCTCCAATGCTTCTAAAGAATGGAGCGGGACGCGAAAAGACTTCAAGAAAAAATGTATCAAACTGGAAAATGCCATTGACCGAATAGTTAAACGCCACCGGGAGGAAGATCTCACTGAAGCTGAAAGCAGAGTCAAGGAAACAGAAGAACAATACCTTGCGACCCTGAAGAGACAGGTCGATAAGATCCAGGAATGGCTCGATGATAATAATGACAAAACCGGCTATAAAGGCACACCGACCAAATCCAACATCACCGATAACGATAGTGCCAAGATAAAGACATCGAACAGTATTATACAAGGGTATAACGGTGTTGCCATGGTGGACGACAAAAACCAGATTATCGTTGGCGCGGAAGCTTTTGGTGAGGCAACGGAATATAATTTGCTTGGTGAGATGGTCGAGGTAACCAGAGATAATTTCAAATCAGTCGGAACTGGAGAAGATATTTTTAAAGAGACAAAGCT
This window contains:
- a CDS encoding DCL family protein, whose product is MGKAQPVELLSIHFPTKTKAKEFFKEMLNRYKDGEEVNQGDHVLLHELLLRHPDASDKIGVGVKRFFRDQSPDHPTSCFHVEREDGQSTDFSYPECISSVKPTLEQYFYRACRQSVSEILTIKKNNFYDQGPVRCCKTNEVVTKENSELRHTTPPFSKIVNDFKKELNRPINKEMFQEDADLQYTTRFSDKEIEKKFIAFHQKIANLDIFKKFER
- a CDS encoding endonuclease NucS domain-containing protein yields the protein MALYEKSVKLLFRDMIKDLAIQKGDVIERNKINSWFKEKYPLIKPATISAHLFKLSINAPSRIHYSVDPNGKDDLLFQIDSKKFRLYDHSSDPDPIYSKPEEDEEITPKHKEPEEENGNEFAYEKDLQNFLAKNLSLIEPGLSLYIEEEISGIEFPVGNRFIDILAIDIDKNYVVIELKVSRGYDRVVGQILRYMAWIRKNHAEESQKVRGIIIAREISDDLLLACSETNSIGLFEYNLLVSLNKIDKNV
- a CDS encoding transposase, yielding MAKYKPTNSAQGHFLPVFFNKQLQKGTFEFAINHLIDSELNLSHLDSRYQNDETGAPAYDPRVLLKVILLAYSRGITSSREIARCCEENVVFMALSAYSRPHFTTIASFVSGMDTEIIDLFREVLLVCDEMGLIGREMFAVDGCKLPSNASKEWSGTRKDFKKKCIKLENAIDRIVKRHREEDLTEAESRVKETEEQYLATLKRQVDKIQEWLDDNNDKTGYKGTPTKSNITDNDSAKIKTSNSIIQGYNGVAMVDDKNQIIVGAEAFGEATEYNLLGEMVEVTRDNFKSVGTGEDIFKETKLTADSGFHTNNNMKMLAEEEIDAYIADRHFRKRDPRFDNAGRYKERTTEERRKIDKSRKQFLPADFTFDPEFKFCICPAGKRMYRSGIPTVKGVKRAAFTGQKKHCRPCKLRSQCLRYPERTEIRQVTCSIGAFRENTPASFAEKMRSKIDSVVGKVIYARRIATAEPPFAHIRHVMGLDRFSFRGKTKVNNQWLLFCIVHNLKKVFKYGMAAMI